Proteins encoded in a region of the Vitis riparia cultivar Riparia Gloire de Montpellier isolate 1030 chromosome 7, EGFV_Vit.rip_1.0, whole genome shotgun sequence genome:
- the LOC117918189 gene encoding ATP synthase subunit epsilon, mitochondrial-like, protein MEACVLRLLYCSGPSGIMRAAAVPFWRAAAVPFWRAAAVPFWRAAAVPFWRAAAVPFWRAAAVPFWRAAGMTYISYSNICANQVRNCLKEPFKSEALTHEKVHFSISKWDNGVPQKPSIQEIWQKKKKMMKN, encoded by the exons ATGGAGGCTTGCGTTTTGAGATTGCTCTACTGCAGTGGCCCATCAGGGATCATG AGAGCAGCGGCGGTGCCGTTCTGGAGAGCAGCGGCGGTGCCGTTCTGGAGAGCAGCGGCGGTGCCGTTCTGGAGAGCAGCGGCGGTGCCGTTCTGGAGAGCAGCGGCGGTACCGTTCTGGAGAGCAGCGGCGGTGCCGTTCTGGAGAGCAGCGGGGATGACGTACATATCTTACTCGAACATCTGCGCGAATCAGGTGAGGAATTGCCTCAAGGAGCCATTCAAATCCGAAGCCCTCACTCACGAGAAGGTCCATTTCTCCATTTCCAAATGGGATAATGGCGTTCCCCAGAAGCCCA GTATCCAAGAaatatggcaaaaaaaaaagaagatgatgaagaattaG